The following are encoded together in the Triticum dicoccoides isolate Atlit2015 ecotype Zavitan chromosome 6B, WEW_v2.0, whole genome shotgun sequence genome:
- the LOC119323074 gene encoding guanine nucleotide exchange factor subunit Rich-like, with protein MYMAYGWPQSIPLDPGESDGVVLLRVLGRLLLAVCPASLHLWSASHHKVRLARLDRSPDSLAAHGPNAHAVWSPDAKTVAVLTSSFYLHIYKVQLSGKPLIVGGKQLPGLCLATLSQIIVEKVPLGNDISITSNFACDSKSMLLGLSNGHLQVVSWNAEFSDSFKLRCSACSPDKTAAVVDALVFDPPSLRGNSNARPAPCCTGDFAIVHVELSVKLRLLVAVYSDCQVALCTVGKKGLKQTSGIRVDRWLNTGDAMCTSVASEQQILAVGCSRGVVELYDLAENARHIRTLSLFDWGYSVEDTGPVTCISWTPDNCAFAVGWKFRGLTVWSVSGCRLMCTFRQAGSNSALSPMVKPNAPKFEPLMGGTSHIQWDDYGYKLFAVEESLSERVLAFSFAKCCLNRGLSSTTYTRQILYGEDRILLVQPDDTDELKILHLNVPVSYSSQNWPVLHVVASDDGMYLAVAGSRGLVLYDLRNKRWRFFGDVTQEQKIQCKGLLWLGKIVIVCNYVESSNTYELLFFPRYHLDHSSLLYRKPLLGRPIVMDVFQDYILVTYSPFDVHIFHVMISGELSPTSSPVLQLSTVRELSIMSPKSPPVSMRLIPEPTDEGVLKEDINGSSNLSSQQPSRCLILRVNGELSVLDMDDGHEQALTNSVELFWVVGSQTEEKANLIKEVSWLDYGHQGMQVWYPSHGANPFRQEDFLQLDPELEFDREVYPLGLLPNVGAVVGVSQRTSFSTAEFPCFEPSPKAQTILHCLLRHLLQRDKHEEALRLANLSAEKPHFSHCLEWLLFTVFEADISRPSASKNQLPQKSESPKKSLLEKTCDLLRNFSEYMDVVVSVARKTDGRHWADLFSAAGRSTEMFEECFQRRWYRTAACYILVIAKLEGPAVSQYCALRLLQATLDESLYELAGELVRFLLRSGRDFENANTDSEKLSPRFMGYLLFRSPYKRQSSDLKSNSMKELSPHINSVMNILESHASYLMSGKELSKLVAFVKGTQFDLVEYLQRERQGSARLENFASALELIGEKLQMDTLQSRLDAEFLLAHMCSVKFKEWIVVLATLLRRAEVLVDLFRHDLRLWKAYSITLQSHDVFSEYLDLLSALEEELSSVSDRTLQSNGPVS; from the exons atgtACATGGCGTACGGGTGGCCGCAGTCGATCCCGCTGGACCCGGGCGAGTCCGACGGCGTGGTCCTCCTCCGCGtcctcggccgcctcctcctcgccgtctGCCCCGCCTCGCTCCACCTCTGGTCCGCCTCCCACCACAAGGTCCGCCTCGCCCGCCTCGACCGCTCCCCGGACTCCCTCGCCGCGCACGGCCCCAACGCCCACGCCGTCTGGAGCCCCGACGCCAAGACCGTCGCCGTCCTG ACCTCCTCCTTCTACCTCCACATATACAAGGTGCAGCTCTCGGGGAAGCCGCTGATCGTCGGGGGCAAGCAGCTCCCCGGGCTCTGCCTCGCCACTCTATCCCAAATAATCGTCGAGAAGGTCCCTCTCGGCAATGACATTTCTATAAC GAGCAATTTTGCGTGCGACAGCAAGAGCATGCTCCTTGGGCTGTCCAATGGGCACTTGCAGGTCGTGTCCTGGAATGCTGAG TTCTCGGACAGCTTCAAGCTTCGTTGCTCCGCATGCTCGCCCGACAAAACCGCTGCCGTTGTAGATGCTTTGGTGTTTGACCCGCCTAGCTTGCGAGGAAATTCTAATGCAAGGCCTGCTCCCTGCTGCACAGGGGATTTTGCTATCGTCCATGTTGAGTTGTCGGTGAAGCTAAGATTGCTAGTTGCTGTGTACTCAGACTGTCAGGTTGCGCTCTGTACGGTCGGTAAGAAGGGATTAAAGCAAACCAGCGGCATCAGGGTAGACAGATGGTTGAACACTGGTGATGCAATGTGTACTTCTGTGGCTTCCGAACAGCAGATTCTTGCCGTCGGGTGCAGCAGAGGTGTTGTTGAATTGTATGACCTGGCTGAGAATGCGCGGCATATACGCACTCTTTCTTTGTTTGATTGGGG GTATTCAGTGGAAGATACAGGTCCTGTTACTTGTATATCTTGGACGCCTGACAATTGTGCTTTTGCAGTTGGATGGAAATTTAGGGGACTTACTGTTTGGTCTGTATCTGGATGCCGGTTGATGTGCACATTTCGTCAAGCCGGATCAAATTCTGCTTTGTCTCCAATGGTTAAACCTAATGCCCCAAAATTTGAGCCTCTAATGGGTGGGACATCACACATTCAGTGGGATGATTATGGATATAAATTATTTGCAGTTGAAGAAAGCTTatcagaaagggttcttgctttctCATTTGCCAAATGTTGCCTCAATAGAGGACTTTCAAGCACAACATATACTCGCCAGATTCTTTATGGCGAAGATCGAATCCTATTAGTGCaacctgatgatactgatgaacttAAGATATTGCATCTTAACGTTCCA GTGTCCTATAGTTCACAGAACTGGCCAGTTCTGCATGTAGTTGCAAGCGACGATGGCATGTACTTGGCAGTTGCTGGCTCTCGTGGCCTAGTGCTGTATGATTTGCGAAACAAAAGATGGCGTTTTTTTGGGGATGTTACTCAAGAGCAAAAGATTCAATGCAAAGGCTTGTTGTGGCTGGGTAAAATAGTCATCGTATGCAATTATGTTGAATCATCAAACAC GTACGAGCTGCTGTTTTTCCCAAGATATCACCTTGATCATAGCTCCTTACTTTACCGGAAACCATTGCTTGGTAGACCCATTGTCATGGATGTCTTTCAGGATTACATTCTTGTTACCTACAGTCCATTTGATGTGCATATATTCCATGTGATGATCTCGGGAGAATTGTCACCTACCAGTAGTCCAGTTTTACAG CTTTCAACAGTTAGAGAACTTTCAATTATGAGTCCAAAGAGCCCACCTGTTTCAATGCGCTTGATTCCTGAACCAACTGATGAAGGTGTGCTGAAGGAGGATATAAATGGATCTTCTAACCTGTCGTCCCAACAACCTTCAAG ATGTCTGATCTTGCGGGTGAATGGGGAACTTTCTGTGCTGGacatggatgatggacatgaacaaGCACTTACAAATTCAGTTGAACTCTTCTGGGTCGTCGGTTCTCAAACGGAAGAGAAGGCTAATCTTATCAAAGAGGTTTCATGGCTTGACTATGGCCATCAAGGGATGCAG GTATGGTACCCATCACATGGAGCAAATCCTTTTAGGCAAGAGGATTTTCTGCAG TTGGATCCAGAGCTTGAGTTTGACCGTGAGGTGTATCCTCTTGGTCTCCTGCCAAATGTTGGTGCAGTTGTTGGTGTTTCTCAGAGGACGTCCTTCTCAACCGCAGAGTTCCCATGCTTTGAGCCTTCTCCAAAGGCGCAAACAATATTGCATTGTTTACTACGGCATCTTCTTCAG AGAGACAAACATGAAGAAGCTTTACGTTTGGCAAACTTGTCAGCAGAGAAACCTCACTTCTCTCACTGTTTAGAGTGGCTTCTGTTTACGGTATTTGAAGCAGATATATCAAG GCCAAGTGCTTCAAAAAATCAACTTCCACAAAAAAGTGAATCTCCAAAGAAGTCTCTTTTAGAGAAGACATGTGACCTACTTCGGAATTTTTCTGAATATATGGATGTAGTTGTCAGTGTTGCTAGGAAAACTGATGGCCGGCACTGGGCAGATCTTTTCTCTGCAGCTGGCCGATCCACAGA GATGTTCGAGGAGTGTTTCCAACGGAGATGGTACAGGACTGCTGCTTGTTACATACTG GTCATTGCTAAGCTGGAAGGCCCTGCTGTCAGTCAGTATTGTGCACTCCGTTTGCTTCAA GCTACACTCGATGAATCTCTGTACGAGCTTGCTGGGGAGCTG GTACGCTTCTTGCTAAGGTCTGGCAGAGACTTTGAAAATGCCAATACGGACTCTGAAAAACTATCTCCAAGGTTTATGGGTTATCTTCTATTCCGTTCGCCATACAAGAGACAATCTTCTGACTTGAAAAG TAACTCAATGAAAGAACTTAGCCCACATATTAACTCTGTTATGAACATTCTGGAGAGCCATGCCAGCTATTTGATGTCTGGCAAGGAACTTTCAAAGCTCGTTGCTTTTGTCAAAGGGACTCAGTTTGATCTTGTG GAATATCTTCAGCGAGAAAGGCAAGGGTCTGCCCGACTGGAGAATTTTGCATCTGCACTTGAACTAATTGGTGAAAAG